Proteins encoded within one genomic window of Brachybacterium muris:
- a CDS encoding glycosyl hydrolase 2 galactose-binding domain-containing protein, whose translation MTITHRDLHQDWTLSVVDGPVPFEVRDVPADVPGTLITDLLAADLIPDPYLDRNEHQLTWTGEVDALYRTVFTWEDSGADRVDLVAASLDTAATITLNGHEVAQVQNQHRSWRFDVKDLLVEGENTLEILFAAPLRVARENIKVLGDMPKVGNDLPYNAIRKMACNFGWDWGPVLVTSGIAGPIGLEEWSGARLRTVRPQVTVEGDDGLVSLSLGLEQAGAADPATADVIVEVKDPDGRTVATDVIDVPGSSGDATSSIRVERPALWWPRGYGEQPLYTVEVTLRDADGAELDAVSHRIGFRTAGAVEEPDEIGTSFTLTVNGRPILAKGANWIPDDCFPTRLTPDDYGRGVRDAIDAGMNILRIWGGGLYESDLLYDLCDELGIMVWQDFTMACAAYSELEPMRSEIEAEARENIVRLAWHPSLVHWNGSNENVEGYYEWGWKDTLEEGVGWGNTYYTELFPALLAELDPTRSYTPSSPYSRPIVSDPRNPHHGTIHNWVAWGNEENNDYTRYRDTISRFSAEFGYQGPANFATVAEAITERPLREDSEAMLSHQKAIGGQDKLVRGFSSHLPLPEGFDDFHFTTQLNQARALICGIGHYRSHWPVCAGTIVWQLNDCWPVTSWAAVDGAGRRKLLWHALKDIYAPVLVTVQPREAGLIVSIGNDSDDELATTLRLRRQDHAGHVLAETEEDVTVEARGAVSVPIPPELSTADEVADEVLVAELGDGSGRTVHFFAEDKDGNLPFHALEATAARTGDGYEITLRATGTVRDACVLADKVDPDATVEGQLATLLAGETAVITVRSQREVDPEEFLKETVLMSANGLVARARSTADPR comes from the coding sequence GTGACCATCACCCATCGCGACCTGCACCAGGACTGGACCCTCTCCGTCGTCGACGGGCCTGTCCCGTTCGAGGTACGGGACGTCCCTGCGGATGTCCCCGGGACGCTCATCACCGACCTGCTCGCAGCCGACCTGATCCCCGACCCGTACCTGGACCGCAACGAGCACCAGCTCACCTGGACCGGTGAGGTCGATGCGCTCTACCGCACCGTGTTCACCTGGGAGGACTCCGGTGCCGACCGGGTCGACCTGGTCGCGGCGAGCCTCGACACCGCCGCGACCATCACCCTGAACGGGCACGAGGTCGCCCAGGTCCAGAACCAGCACCGCTCATGGCGGTTCGATGTCAAGGACCTCCTGGTGGAGGGGGAGAACACGCTCGAGATCCTGTTCGCAGCCCCTCTGCGGGTCGCCCGGGAGAACATCAAGGTCCTCGGTGACATGCCGAAGGTCGGCAACGATCTGCCCTACAACGCGATCAGGAAGATGGCCTGCAACTTCGGGTGGGACTGGGGGCCGGTCCTCGTCACCAGCGGTATCGCAGGACCCATCGGCCTGGAGGAGTGGTCCGGTGCGCGGCTGAGGACGGTGCGGCCACAGGTCACCGTCGAGGGCGACGATGGTCTTGTCTCCCTCTCGCTCGGTCTCGAGCAGGCCGGCGCAGCGGATCCGGCGACCGCTGACGTGATCGTCGAGGTCAAGGACCCCGACGGCAGAACGGTCGCGACGGACGTCATCGACGTACCTGGGAGCAGCGGTGACGCGACGAGCTCGATACGTGTCGAGCGGCCCGCCCTGTGGTGGCCGCGAGGATACGGTGAGCAGCCCCTGTACACAGTTGAGGTGACCCTCCGTGATGCAGACGGGGCCGAACTCGATGCAGTGAGCCACCGCATCGGGTTCCGCACCGCAGGTGCGGTGGAGGAGCCTGACGAGATCGGTACGTCCTTCACGCTGACTGTCAACGGGCGCCCCATCCTGGCCAAGGGTGCGAACTGGATCCCGGACGACTGCTTCCCCACGCGACTGACCCCGGACGACTACGGTCGGGGCGTTCGCGATGCAATCGATGCCGGTATGAACATCCTCCGTATCTGGGGAGGGGGTCTGTACGAGTCGGACCTGCTGTACGACCTGTGCGACGAACTCGGGATCATGGTGTGGCAGGACTTCACCATGGCGTGCGCCGCCTACTCGGAACTCGAGCCGATGCGCAGCGAGATCGAGGCCGAGGCCCGCGAGAACATCGTGCGCCTAGCCTGGCACCCGTCGCTGGTCCACTGGAACGGCTCCAACGAGAACGTCGAGGGTTACTACGAATGGGGCTGGAAGGACACCCTTGAGGAGGGAGTGGGGTGGGGCAACACCTACTACACCGAGCTCTTCCCCGCACTGCTGGCTGAACTCGACCCGACTCGCAGTTACACCCCATCGAGCCCGTACTCCCGGCCGATCGTCTCCGATCCCCGCAATCCTCATCACGGGACCATTCACAACTGGGTGGCCTGGGGGAACGAGGAGAACAACGACTACACGCGCTATCGGGACACGATCTCGCGGTTCTCTGCCGAGTTCGGCTACCAGGGGCCCGCCAACTTCGCCACGGTGGCTGAAGCGATCACCGAACGCCCCCTGCGGGAGGATTCCGAAGCGATGCTCTCGCACCAGAAGGCGATAGGTGGGCAGGACAAGCTGGTCCGAGGGTTCTCGTCCCATCTGCCCCTGCCCGAGGGCTTCGACGACTTCCACTTCACCACCCAGCTGAACCAGGCCCGTGCCCTGATCTGTGGCATCGGTCATTACCGGTCCCACTGGCCGGTATGCGCCGGCACGATCGTCTGGCAGCTCAACGATTGCTGGCCAGTCACCAGCTGGGCCGCGGTGGACGGCGCCGGCCGACGCAAGCTGCTGTGGCACGCGCTGAAGGACATCTATGCGCCTGTACTGGTGACGGTGCAGCCCCGCGAGGCCGGGCTGATCGTGTCCATCGGGAACGACTCCGACGATGAACTGGCCACGACGCTGCGCCTCCGGCGCCAGGACCATGCGGGCCACGTGCTCGCCGAGACTGAGGAGGACGTGACGGTCGAAGCACGCGGTGCAGTCTCCGTCCCGATCCCCCCCGAGCTGTCAACTGCTGACGAGGTGGCTGACGAAGTACTCGTCGCCGAGCTCGGTGACGGTTCCGGGCGAACGGTCCACTTCTTCGCGGAGGACAAGGACGGGAACCTGCCGTTCCACGCCCTGGAGGCGACTGCGGCTCGAACCGGCGACGGGTACGAGATCACGCTGCGCGCCACCGGTACGGTGCGGGACGCCTGCGTGCTCGCCGACAAGGTCGATCCTGACGCGACCGTCGAGGGACAGCTGGCGACCCTGCTGGCCGGCGAGACAGCGGTCATCACGGTCCGATCGCAGCGAGAGGTGGATCCGGAGGAGTTCCTGAAGGAGACTGTCCTGATGAGCGCAAACGGTCTGGTGGCGCGCGCTCGTTCCACTGCCGACCCGAGATGA
- a CDS encoding ABC transporter permease, producing MTAIVPESTPDPTRAVQELDAADATADSGSPTTRPSRRPRRGRALLTPSLIIGAGIVTVIVLFGVIGPFLVQDPLAISNEGMQPPSAEHVLGTTQTGQDVLAQLAWATRGSLIVGVIVASLALFLSAFFGILGGYLGGWLDELFSLFTNVVLILPGLPLMIVIGSYVQQRGLLLISVILAITSWAASARVLRSQTLSIRTRDYVHAARIAGEKPHRIISVEILPNLLPVMSSGFVFALITAILGEAGLSFIGLGVYGTQTWGSMLFYAQNAQALTLGAWWWFVPPGLMIAMLGCGLSLINFSIDGIINPRLRTAPKQAKQVRKAEQEAMA from the coding sequence ATGACCGCAATCGTCCCCGAGAGCACTCCCGATCCGACCCGTGCCGTCCAGGAGCTCGATGCTGCCGATGCGACTGCTGACTCGGGCTCCCCAACGACCCGACCCAGTCGCCGTCCTCGCAGAGGTCGTGCTCTGCTGACCCCGTCGCTGATCATCGGTGCCGGGATCGTGACCGTCATCGTCCTGTTCGGGGTGATCGGTCCGTTCCTGGTCCAGGACCCGCTGGCGATCTCCAACGAGGGGATGCAGCCGCCGTCGGCCGAGCACGTCCTCGGCACCACCCAGACCGGCCAGGACGTGCTGGCCCAGCTGGCGTGGGCCACCCGTGGATCCCTGATCGTGGGCGTCATCGTCGCCTCGCTGGCGCTGTTCCTCTCCGCCTTCTTCGGCATCCTCGGCGGTTACCTCGGGGGATGGCTCGACGAGCTGTTCTCCCTGTTCACCAACGTGGTGCTGATCCTTCCAGGGCTCCCGCTGATGATCGTCATCGGCTCCTACGTCCAGCAGCGCGGCCTGCTGCTGATCTCCGTGATCCTGGCCATCACCTCCTGGGCGGCCTCCGCCCGCGTGCTGCGCAGCCAGACCCTCTCGATCCGCACCCGCGACTACGTGCACGCCGCACGCATCGCGGGGGAGAAGCCGCACCGGATCATCTCCGTGGAGATCCTCCCCAACCTTCTGCCCGTGATGTCGAGCGGATTCGTGTTCGCGCTGATCACCGCGATCCTCGGCGAGGCCGGTCTGAGCTTCATCGGTCTGGGCGTCTACGGCACGCAGACCTGGGGCTCGATGCTCTTCTACGCCCAGAACGCCCAGGCACTCACCCTCGGTGCCTGGTGGTGGTTCGTCCCGCCCGGGCTGATGATCGCCATGCTCGGCTGCGGCCTGTCCCTTATCAACTTCTCCATCGACGGGATCATCAACCCCCGACTGCGCACGGCCCCGAAGCAGGCCAAGCAGGTGCGCAAGGCCGAACAGGAGGCCATGGCATGA
- a CDS encoding ABC transporter substrate-binding protein, with product MHLTRRDLGKFAAVGAAVSAVPLTLASCGQSSNLGSGNGGSDGGGGGDKPIISAYNGATGSFTKNFNPHSPTVVHMVQGLIYESLFYFNPLEAIDQEPVPQLGESFEWNEDGTALTVTVREGVTWTDGEPFTAEDVAFTFNKIKDTEALNNGGQAPSGEATDDRTVVITWQQPSFTEGPNVLGRTWIIPEHLMADVDDLSTFANEEPVGTGPFKLTDFTPESYLMSANEDYWEEGKPGIGGVRCISLSGNQSATDQWLAGNIDYMSSQIPNIDGHVESNPELSYTNTGVSQIVLFAASNPDLGCTGPQTDPAVRKALYYGMDREQLSKLAFFDLATDISPALALPERDADFIDPSIELAPWNAQPGEATKVLEDAGYTKGDDGIYAKDGERVSMTISCPTGWADYVTALDTLAEQYKAIGIELTPQQVSVNEWNDAKARGTFQLVIDGMAQGPAPDPYYPYQTYFSTENTVAVGENGNPYQNVTRFSDPEVDAALDAAAGTADPEEKKAQFAIIQKKLWEVMPAIPVAVGSSMTQYNSTRATGWPTQENLYAYPMSWAAPDAAMVLKAVVPAE from the coding sequence ATGCACCTCACCCGTCGTGACCTGGGCAAATTCGCTGCTGTCGGTGCCGCCGTCAGTGCCGTGCCCCTGACGCTCGCCTCCTGCGGGCAGTCCTCGAACCTCGGCTCCGGCAACGGCGGCAGTGATGGCGGTGGTGGCGGCGACAAGCCGATCATCTCCGCCTACAACGGCGCCACCGGTAGCTTCACCAAGAACTTCAACCCGCACTCACCCACCGTGGTGCACATGGTCCAGGGACTCATCTACGAGTCGCTGTTCTACTTCAACCCGCTCGAAGCGATCGATCAGGAGCCTGTGCCCCAGCTCGGCGAGAGCTTCGAGTGGAACGAAGACGGCACCGCGCTCACTGTGACTGTCCGCGAGGGCGTCACCTGGACCGACGGCGAGCCCTTCACAGCCGAGGATGTTGCCTTCACCTTCAACAAGATCAAGGACACCGAGGCGCTCAACAACGGTGGCCAGGCGCCGTCCGGCGAGGCTACCGACGACAGGACTGTCGTCATCACCTGGCAACAGCCCTCCTTCACCGAGGGCCCCAACGTGCTGGGGCGCACCTGGATCATCCCGGAGCACCTGATGGCCGACGTCGACGACCTCTCGACCTTCGCCAACGAGGAGCCGGTGGGCACCGGTCCCTTCAAGCTGACGGACTTCACCCCCGAGTCCTACCTGATGAGCGCGAACGAGGACTACTGGGAGGAGGGGAAGCCGGGCATCGGCGGAGTCCGCTGCATCTCGCTGTCGGGCAACCAGTCGGCCACCGATCAGTGGCTGGCCGGGAACATCGACTACATGTCCTCCCAGATCCCCAACATCGACGGTCACGTCGAGAGCAACCCGGAGCTCAGCTACACCAACACCGGTGTCTCCCAGATCGTCCTGTTCGCCGCCTCCAACCCTGATCTGGGATGCACCGGCCCGCAGACGGACCCCGCCGTCCGCAAGGCCCTGTACTACGGCATGGATCGTGAGCAGCTCTCCAAGCTCGCCTTCTTCGACCTGGCCACGGACATCTCCCCGGCCCTGGCACTTCCGGAACGTGACGCCGACTTCATCGACCCCTCGATCGAGCTCGCACCCTGGAACGCCCAGCCCGGGGAGGCCACCAAGGTCCTTGAGGACGCCGGGTACACCAAGGGCGATGACGGCATCTATGCCAAGGACGGCGAGCGCGTGTCCATGACGATCAGCTGCCCGACGGGCTGGGCGGACTACGTCACCGCCCTCGACACGCTGGCCGAGCAGTACAAGGCGATCGGCATCGAGCTGACCCCGCAGCAGGTGTCCGTCAATGAGTGGAACGACGCCAAGGCCCGCGGCACCTTCCAGCTCGTCATCGACGGCATGGCGCAGGGCCCCGCCCCGGACCCGTACTACCCCTACCAGACCTACTTCTCCACCGAGAACACTGTCGCGGTGGGAGAGAACGGCAACCCGTACCAGAACGTCACGAGGTTCTCCGACCCCGAGGTGGACGCGGCGCTCGATGCTGCGGCCGGTACCGCGGACCCGGAAGAAAAGAAGGCACAGTTCGCGATCATCCAGAAGAAGCTCTGGGAGGTGATGCCGGCCATCCCGGTCGCCGTCGGCTCCAGCATGACGCAGTACAACAGCACTCGGGCGACCGGGTGGCCGACCCAGGAGAACCTGTACGCCTACCCGATGAGCTGGGCCGCGCCCGACGCAGCCATGGTCCTCAAGGCCGTCGTCCCCGCCGAATGA
- a CDS encoding ABC transporter ATP-binding protein, translating into MTTLAVTDLCKDYTLRNGLKFSKLHAVKDVSFELVPGRTVALVGQSGSGKSTIAKLISQLERPTSGSITLGGKPIGTRGKALREYRDQVQMVFQDPFASLNPFHTIGHHLERPLLLHGKATRRTVREKALALLERVNLTPAESYIDRRPHELSGGQRQRVAIARALAPEPTVLVADEPVSMLDVSIRLGVLNLLARLQREENLALLYITHDLATARHFSDEILVMYRGEVVEQGSADDVILRPQAEFTKKLLVAAPEPGANPRFIAEAKRRGVPMPDHLAHAEDLT; encoded by the coding sequence ATGACCACCCTCGCCGTCACCGACCTGTGCAAGGACTACACCCTGCGCAACGGCCTGAAGTTCTCGAAGCTCCATGCGGTCAAGGACGTGAGCTTCGAGCTCGTCCCCGGGAGGACCGTGGCCCTGGTGGGCCAGTCCGGCTCGGGGAAGTCCACCATCGCCAAGCTGATCTCCCAGCTCGAACGCCCCACCTCCGGCTCGATCACGCTGGGGGGCAAGCCGATCGGCACCCGGGGCAAGGCGCTGCGCGAGTACCGCGACCAGGTGCAGATGGTGTTCCAGGACCCCTTCGCCTCCCTCAACCCCTTCCACACCATCGGCCATCACCTGGAGCGGCCCCTGCTGCTCCATGGCAAGGCCACCCGCAGGACGGTCCGTGAGAAGGCCCTGGCGCTGCTCGAGCGGGTGAACCTGACCCCGGCGGAGTCCTACATCGACCGTCGGCCCCATGAGCTCTCCGGTGGCCAGCGGCAGCGCGTGGCGATCGCCCGCGCGCTGGCACCGGAGCCGACGGTGCTGGTGGCCGACGAGCCCGTGTCGATGCTCGACGTCTCCATCCGGCTCGGCGTGCTGAACCTGCTGGCCCGCCTGCAGCGGGAGGAGAACCTCGCGCTGTTGTACATCACCCACGACCTGGCCACCGCCCGTCACTTCTCCGACGAGATCCTGGTGATGTACCGCGGCGAGGTCGTCGAGCAGGGCTCGGCGGACGACGTGATCCTGCGCCCGCAGGCTGAGTTCACCAAGAAGCTCCTGGTCGCCGCACCGGAGCCAGGCGCCAACCCCCGTTTCATCGCCGAGGCCAAGCGTCGCGGCGTCCCGATGCCCGATCATCTCGCTCACGCGGAGGACCTCACGTGA
- a CDS encoding ROK family transcriptional regulator, translating into MAAERSRPRTTIDSTVLETIRRRSVTTRVEIARELGVTPATVTNAVKRLMAAGLVIEAGHARSTGGKRASLLRINDEARWALGCTIEPARLSLAAVDTTGALRSRSVLPLPYGSPTGTVVETLRSGLGLMSARDSLSSTTGIGFAMPSTLPAELRAALTATAKEMGIPALVAEEATCAALGSFWSGEQPEQGLTATVHVNSHLAITLLQDGVPVQHAADAVSVLDHVCIDPNGPPCECGSVGCLHLYASGSALVEQARRTGLASGLGIDGLEESVNADAVLIALTATRGDARAEQIIDSATRALMQAVWPVVAGLGVTTVMLTGTWIQAAPAASSRAAVHYARDHERGLGRLVTVKVSEVQPHPCAVGAAVLALKAFLSTTGD; encoded by the coding sequence ATGGCAGCAGAGCGCTCGCGCCCCCGGACCACCATCGACTCCACGGTCCTGGAGACCATCCGTCGCCGGTCGGTCACCACCCGTGTCGAGATCGCCCGGGAACTGGGGGTCACCCCCGCCACGGTCACCAATGCGGTGAAACGGCTGATGGCGGCCGGTCTGGTCATCGAGGCAGGGCACGCTCGATCCACGGGAGGCAAACGGGCATCCCTGCTCCGCATCAACGACGAGGCACGATGGGCGCTGGGCTGCACCATCGAACCCGCCCGGCTCTCGCTGGCGGCGGTGGACACGACAGGGGCGCTGCGCTCCCGCAGCGTGCTCCCCCTGCCGTACGGCAGCCCGACAGGGACCGTGGTGGAGACGCTCCGCAGTGGCCTCGGGCTGATGTCGGCACGCGACTCCCTGTCCTCGACGACAGGCATCGGCTTCGCCATGCCGTCGACGCTCCCCGCAGAGCTGAGGGCGGCCCTGACCGCCACCGCGAAGGAGATGGGCATCCCCGCCCTCGTGGCGGAGGAGGCGACCTGTGCCGCCCTCGGGAGCTTCTGGTCGGGCGAGCAGCCGGAACAGGGGCTCACCGCCACCGTCCACGTCAACAGCCATCTCGCCATCACCCTGCTCCAGGACGGCGTGCCGGTCCAGCACGCCGCCGACGCCGTGTCGGTGCTCGACCACGTCTGCATCGACCCGAACGGTCCGCCGTGCGAATGCGGCTCGGTCGGCTGCCTGCACCTCTACGCCTCGGGCAGTGCGCTGGTCGAGCAGGCGCGACGCACCGGGCTCGCCTCCGGCCTCGGCATCGACGGCCTCGAGGAGTCCGTGAACGCGGATGCCGTGCTGATCGCCCTGACGGCGACGCGGGGCGACGCCCGTGCCGAGCAGATCATCGACAGCGCGACCCGGGCACTCATGCAGGCCGTCTGGCCGGTCGTCGCAGGTCTCGGGGTGACGACCGTGATGCTGACCGGAACGTGGATCCAGGCCGCACCCGCCGCCTCCTCCCGCGCAGCGGTCCACTACGCCCGCGACCACGAGCGGGGATTGGGCAGGCTGGTGACGGTCAAGGTCTCGGAGGTCCAGCCCCATCCCTGCGCCGTCGGAGCAGCGGTGCTGGCACTGAAGGCGTTCCTCAGCACCACCGGCGACTGA
- a CDS encoding ABC transporter ATP-binding protein yields MSVPVANTPPPPHDADRTDVTEGTPVQDEPVLTVEGLSIRYEVSPPVDAVQDASFVLRRGEILGLAGESGCGKTTLAYGLNQLHRPPARIIGGSVTFHDQDSTQDIDVLSLEGDSLRSFRWSKIAMVFQGAMNSLNPVLSVRTQLNDVFTTHRPGMAAEERRRRSEDLLELVGVDRTRIGAFPHELSGGMRQRVMIAMALALDPQLMIMDEPTTALDVVVQREILQEILRLRQELGFAVVFITHDLPMLLEIADRIAVMKDGRIVELATAEDLYFEPRSPYTRKLLGSFPSLTGEAGDFIRAGFSQEEAR; encoded by the coding sequence ATGAGCGTCCCCGTAGCGAACACCCCACCACCGCCGCACGATGCCGACAGGACGGACGTCACCGAGGGCACACCGGTGCAGGATGAGCCGGTCCTGACGGTCGAGGGCCTCTCGATCCGCTACGAGGTGTCGCCTCCGGTCGACGCCGTCCAGGACGCGTCCTTCGTCCTGCGTCGCGGTGAGATCCTGGGCCTGGCGGGCGAATCCGGGTGCGGGAAGACCACCCTCGCCTACGGACTCAACCAACTGCACCGTCCGCCTGCGCGGATCATCGGCGGCAGCGTCACCTTCCACGACCAGGACTCCACCCAGGACATCGACGTGCTGTCCCTGGAGGGCGACTCCCTCCGCTCCTTCCGCTGGTCCAAGATCGCGATGGTCTTCCAGGGCGCGATGAACTCCCTGAACCCCGTGCTCAGCGTCCGCACCCAGCTGAACGACGTCTTCACCACCCATCGTCCCGGCATGGCCGCCGAGGAGCGTCGGCGCCGCAGCGAGGACCTCCTCGAACTGGTCGGGGTGGACCGCACCCGCATCGGTGCGTTCCCCCACGAGCTCTCCGGGGGGATGAGGCAGCGGGTGATGATCGCGATGGCCCTGGCCCTGGACCCGCAACTGATGATCATGGACGAGCCCACCACCGCACTGGACGTGGTGGTCCAGCGGGAGATCCTCCAGGAGATTCTGCGACTGCGCCAGGAGCTCGGATTCGCGGTCGTGTTCATCACCCACGACCTGCCGATGCTGCTGGAGATCGCCGACCGCATCGCCGTCATGAAGGACGGGCGCATCGTCGAACTGGCCACGGCGGAGGACCTCTACTTCGAGCCCAGGAGCCCCTATACCCGCAAGCTGCTGGGCTCCTTCCCCTCGCTCACCGGCGAGGCCGGCGACTTCATCCGTGCGGGATTCTCCCAGGAGGAAGCGCGATGA
- a CDS encoding ABC transporter permease: MQIARKLGFYLVALWAAITLNFFIPRALPGSPVDAVLAKLALRGPVSPDTRRSIEVMLGADQQGPLIVEYFQYIGGLLRGDLGVSVTYFPTPVTTIIGQSLPWTLILVGLATTITFLLGISLGTIAGWKRGSWLDSIIPATTIMQAVPYFWLALLFIYIFSVNLGWFPVGSGYDVTLVRPAFDYPFISNAVYHGFLPALTIVLSSLGGWLLGMRNMMVSTLSEDYILTAEAKGLSPRRVMVMYAARNAVLPSVSGFAISLGFVVSGSIVVETVFSYPGIGFTMLQAVQNNDYALMQGLFLIITVSVLAANLVVDLLYGIIDPRTRARG, encoded by the coding sequence GTGCAGATCGCACGAAAACTCGGCTTCTACCTGGTAGCCCTGTGGGCGGCTATCACCCTGAACTTCTTCATCCCCCGAGCGCTGCCGGGCAGCCCCGTCGACGCAGTGCTCGCCAAGCTCGCACTGCGCGGGCCCGTCTCGCCGGACACCCGTCGCTCCATCGAGGTGATGCTCGGTGCCGACCAGCAGGGACCGCTGATCGTGGAGTACTTCCAGTACATCGGTGGTCTCCTGCGCGGTGACCTCGGAGTCTCGGTCACCTACTTCCCCACGCCCGTGACGACGATCATCGGCCAGTCCCTCCCCTGGACGCTCATCCTGGTAGGCCTCGCCACCACGATCACGTTCCTGCTGGGCATCAGCCTGGGGACCATCGCCGGCTGGAAGCGGGGATCCTGGCTGGACAGCATCATCCCTGCGACCACGATCATGCAGGCGGTCCCGTACTTCTGGCTCGCCCTGCTGTTCATCTACATCTTCTCGGTGAACCTCGGCTGGTTCCCGGTGGGCAGCGGCTACGACGTGACGCTGGTGCGCCCCGCCTTCGACTACCCCTTCATCTCCAACGCCGTCTACCACGGGTTCCTGCCCGCTCTCACGATCGTGCTGTCCTCCCTGGGCGGCTGGCTGCTGGGGATGCGCAACATGATGGTCTCCACGCTGAGCGAGGACTACATCCTCACCGCGGAGGCCAAGGGCCTCTCCCCGCGCCGGGTGATGGTCATGTACGCCGCACGCAACGCCGTGCTGCCGAGCGTCTCCGGTTTCGCCATCTCCCTCGGGTTCGTGGTCTCCGGATCCATCGTCGTGGAGACGGTGTTCTCCTACCCGGGCATCGGCTTCACGATGCTGCAGGCGGTGCAGAACAACGACTATGCGCTGATGCAGGGACTGTTCCTCATCATCACCGTCTCCGTGCTGGCAGCGAACCTGGTCGTGGACCTGCTGTACGGAATCATCGACCCGCGTACGCGAGCACGCGGCTGA